A region from the Dehalococcoides mccartyi CG5 genome encodes:
- a CDS encoding ABC transporter substrate-binding protein: MLGQNRKQLIKRGALSFFSMLLLLFSVAAGGCGTSETDVNNPDGTVKPTLKVGFSIPYTGPAAEKGSVMGNAKLDAIKYINEELGGVNGYQIEVLWRDTKYDSSLAATIVQEMMDKECLFFTTCASKEMQASMEIANRANFPGFTVFSSPVCTHPPKHIYAQLPDYGDSWASFAKYYMENIWQGEGTPKMALMILQNPTGYGARDAANALAADLGIEIVGVYEHSATITDDTANLINLKGQNPDVVFISSTPQPTSVIIKQMNQMDIYPGVTIGCGHGGFTKALIDLAGVTNTEGIYGVYPTVNWDEDVPGMAKMKEYCLKYHPDNYGNMDYIASWSEGLMVAEILRLALINTPGGIDNLTPQAIEEYGIKKLNGYAVGGLQGPVSYSSGDNRLAKAVRVFQISGGVMQVLSDWVEAPLIRYEDFSWFGS, from the coding sequence ATGTTAGGGCAAAACCGTAAACAATTGATAAAGAGGGGAGCTTTATCCTTTTTTAGTATGCTCCTTTTGCTTTTTTCGGTGGCGGCGGGGGGATGCGGCACAAGCGAGACTGATGTCAATAATCCTGACGGAACTGTAAAACCCACTTTAAAAGTCGGTTTTTCCATACCTTATACCGGTCCTGCGGCTGAAAAAGGCTCTGTGATGGGGAATGCCAAACTGGATGCAATCAAATACATAAATGAGGAATTGGGCGGCGTAAACGGATACCAGATAGAAGTCCTTTGGCGGGATACCAAATATGATTCTTCACTGGCGGCTACTATTGTGCAGGAAATGATGGATAAAGAATGTTTATTCTTCACCACCTGCGCCTCAAAAGAAATGCAGGCCTCTATGGAGATTGCCAACAGGGCAAATTTCCCCGGTTTTACTGTCTTCAGTTCGCCTGTTTGCACCCATCCGCCGAAGCATATATATGCACAGCTTCCGGATTACGGTGACAGCTGGGCATCTTTTGCCAAATATTACATGGAGAATATCTGGCAGGGAGAGGGTACTCCCAAGATGGCTCTTATGATACTCCAGAATCCTACCGGTTACGGTGCTCGTGATGCGGCAAACGCTTTGGCTGCTGATTTAGGTATAGAAATAGTGGGTGTTTACGAACACTCTGCCACTATCACTGATGATACGGCTAATCTGATAAACCTCAAGGGGCAAAACCCTGATGTAGTCTTTATTTCCAGCACTCCTCAACCCACGTCTGTTATTATCAAACAGATGAACCAGATGGATATTTATCCCGGAGTGACTATAGGCTGTGGTCATGGGGGATTCACCAAAGCCCTGATAGATTTGGCCGGAGTGACCAATACCGAAGGGATTTATGGTGTTTATCCCACCGTAAACTGGGATGAAGATGTGCCGGGAATGGCTAAAATGAAGGAATACTGCCTGAAATATCACCCTGACAACTATGGCAATATGGATTATATCGCCTCATGGTCTGAGGGTTTGATGGTGGCGGAAATACTTCGTTTGGCACTTATAAATACCCCCGGAGGCATAGATAATCTGACTCCTCAGGCTATTGAAGAATACGGAATAAAGAAACTTAACGGTTATGCCGTGGGTGGTCTGCAAGGACCTGTTTCATACTCAAGCGGAGATAACCGCCTGGCAAAAGCTGTTCGGGTATTCCAGATATCAGGTGGTGTTATGCAGGTCTTGAGTGACTGGGTGGAAGCACCGCTTATCAGATACGAGGATTTTAGCTGGTTTGGGAGCTAA
- a CDS encoding branched-chain amino acid ABC transporter permease translates to MDLPCGTRNFSYKTDMAIFRTKTHWAMLIGFLILLFSLPFNINSYWLGILNLIGITVIAAAGLNILMGYCGQLSVGHAGFIAVGAYTTAILANKLGVPFPFDMIASGIMAGLVGVLFGLPSLRVKGFYLAISTIAAQFIIIWVINHWSGLTGGFNGIVIPPINLFNFDFTTQGSQFFIIMLVAVLAIFFMKNIARTRIGRAFVAIRDNDLAAEVMGINVFRYKLLAFFIGCFLAGVAGSLMAHWIGYLTAENFTLSDSILYVGIVIIGGLGTGVGPILGTLFIRLLQQGVQYVSPLMGSAFPQLPSGFAAGLGPMVFGLAIVLFLVLEPRGLAHRWQLFKSSYRYWPFSY, encoded by the coding sequence ATGGATTTACCTTGCGGAACGCGTAATTTTAGCTATAAGACGGATATGGCAATTTTCCGTACCAAAACCCACTGGGCCATGCTTATAGGTTTTTTGATACTCCTGTTCAGCCTGCCTTTCAATATCAACAGTTACTGGCTGGGGATATTAAACCTCATAGGCATTACAGTTATTGCCGCCGCCGGCTTAAATATATTGATGGGATATTGCGGCCAGCTTTCGGTAGGTCATGCCGGCTTTATTGCAGTAGGGGCATACACCACCGCTATTTTGGCAAATAAGCTGGGTGTGCCTTTCCCCTTTGATATGATAGCCTCAGGCATTATGGCCGGGCTGGTAGGTGTTTTGTTCGGGTTGCCTTCCCTGCGGGTAAAAGGGTTTTATCTGGCCATTTCTACCATTGCCGCCCAGTTCATTATTATCTGGGTAATAAACCACTGGTCAGGTCTGACCGGCGGTTTCAACGGCATTGTGATACCTCCAATCAACCTTTTTAACTTTGACTTTACTACTCAGGGCAGCCAGTTTTTCATCATTATGCTGGTGGCGGTTTTGGCTATCTTCTTTATGAAAAATATTGCCCGCACCCGTATAGGACGGGCATTTGTAGCCATACGGGATAATGATTTGGCGGCCGAGGTTATGGGTATAAATGTATTTAGATACAAGCTTCTGGCATTTTTCATCGGATGTTTTCTGGCTGGTGTGGCAGGTTCGCTCATGGCTCACTGGATAGGTTATTTGACGGCTGAAAACTTCACTCTGTCAGATTCTATTTTGTATGTAGGTATTGTGATTATCGGCGGATTGGGTACAGGGGTAGGCCCTATATTAGGGACACTGTTTATCCGCCTGCTTCAACAGGGAGTGCAATATGTATCTCCCCTTATGGGCTCTGCTTTTCCGCAGTTGCCATCCGGGTTTGCAGCCGGGCTTGGGCCTATGGTCTTCGGTCTGGCAATCGTCTTGTTCCTGGTGCTTGAACCAAGGGGCCTCGCCCATCGCTGGCAGTTGTTCAAGTCATCTTACCGGTATTGGCCTTTCTCGTATTAG
- a CDS encoding branched-chain amino acid ABC transporter permease: MADLLQYIITGITVGLVYSLIALGFTLIWKSSSVANLALGQMVLICSWFTYSMLAQVGMPLWLGFICVVLFALALGWLMERIILRPLIGQPILSLVTVTLGVGFFLEGVVSFVWPQSVAAMPKIFPETPIHIGSAVISQEYVWAAGISLLLFALLTIFFKYHKMGVAMRATADDQQAVQACGIPVTRIFSLSWMLAIVLAAVGGVLMSSIGGITLGLVETGIKAFSVVILGGLDSFLGAMIAGPIIGLAENLGGGYLTALTWPGVKEVIPFIIIIIVMFIKPYGLFGQERIERI, from the coding sequence ATGGCAGATTTATTACAATATATAATAACCGGCATTACAGTCGGTCTGGTATACTCTCTGATTGCTCTGGGTTTTACCCTTATCTGGAAATCCTCATCGGTAGCCAATCTGGCACTGGGGCAGATGGTTCTTATATGCTCGTGGTTTACCTACAGTATGCTGGCACAGGTAGGCATGCCCCTTTGGCTGGGATTTATCTGTGTGGTTTTATTTGCACTGGCTTTGGGCTGGCTGATGGAAAGAATTATCCTCAGACCGCTTATCGGCCAACCTATTCTTTCATTGGTTACAGTGACACTGGGGGTGGGATTTTTCCTTGAGGGTGTAGTCAGTTTTGTCTGGCCGCAGAGCGTGGCAGCTATGCCGAAAATATTCCCCGAAACGCCTATCCATATCGGTTCAGCTGTTATCTCGCAGGAATATGTGTGGGCGGCCGGCATATCTTTACTGCTTTTTGCCCTGCTGACCATCTTTTTCAAATATCACAAAATGGGTGTAGCCATGAGGGCTACTGCTGATGACCAACAGGCAGTTCAGGCCTGCGGCATACCCGTAACCCGTATATTCTCACTGTCATGGATGCTGGCCATAGTTTTAGCGGCAGTGGGCGGGGTATTAATGTCCAGTATCGGCGGTATCACTCTGGGGCTGGTGGAAACCGGTATCAAGGCCTTTTCAGTGGTGATACTGGGCGGACTTGATTCGTTCCTGGGTGCCATGATAGCCGGACCTATAATCGGTTTGGCTGAAAATCTGGGAGGCGGTTATCTCACTGCCCTTACCTGGCCGGGTGTCAAGGAAGTGATACCCTTTATCATCATTATCATAGTAATGTTCATCAAGCCGTATGGCCTGTTTGGGCAGGAACGCATCGAGAGGATATAG
- a CDS encoding AMP-binding protein translates to MAEVDTIPKLVKHNAEQWGDKPAMCMKNLGIWQKYTWSDYYQTVKYFGLGLLSLGTKPSDRVAIIGDNEPEWFWAEFAAQSIGAIPTGIYVDSIPDEVKYIASHAEVRVAVVNDQEQADKFLELLPELPNLIKIIYWDPKGLKNYDDPMLVSFKEVIKLGREYEKANLDLFERLLDTTKPDDIAFVYYTSGTTGLQKGAMLSHRSLITTAKGFVARYPLSYKDDLISNFPASWVGDSFFATIPHILSGARLNFPEEPETVAEDTREIGPNFVIYGPRQWESLVSEIQVKIMDAHPLKRLAYKVLSPVGYKMAEKTLTGGKPGLPLMVGHKIADALLFHPLKDKLGVSKVRFGVTGSSVLSLDTFKMIHSMGIELRQNYASTEAGFISSHGKGDISFESVGRPALGTEVRLTDEGELLIRSDCMFSGYYKDPERTAQSFRDGWFATGDAVNINEKGHLIFLDRLKDLGVLANGIKYAPQYIEGRLRFSPYIKDAMVVGGEDKEYVTAIINIDFTMVSKWAQKNRLNFTTFVDLSQKNEIADLVAKDLMRVNSYLPEGSRVRKFVLLHKEFDPDEAELTRTRKLRRGFVSERYKDLIDAMYHLNKEVKVEAAVTYRDGRKGVVTTSIKVRSL, encoded by the coding sequence ATGGCTGAAGTAGACACGATACCCAAACTGGTAAAACATAACGCCGAGCAATGGGGCGATAAGCCTGCCATGTGTATGAAAAATCTGGGTATATGGCAAAAATATACCTGGAGTGATTATTATCAAACCGTAAAATATTTCGGTTTGGGTTTGCTTAGCCTGGGTACCAAACCTTCCGACCGGGTGGCTATTATAGGCGATAATGAACCCGAATGGTTTTGGGCGGAATTTGCCGCCCAGTCTATTGGTGCAATTCCTACCGGTATATACGTTGATTCCATACCTGACGAGGTTAAATATATTGCCAGCCATGCTGAAGTAAGAGTGGCAGTGGTAAATGACCAAGAACAGGCAGACAAATTTCTTGAGCTGCTGCCCGAATTGCCAAACTTAATTAAGATTATTTACTGGGATCCCAAAGGGCTTAAAAACTACGATGACCCCATGCTTGTAAGCTTTAAAGAAGTAATAAAGCTGGGCAGGGAATACGAAAAAGCCAACCTAGATTTATTTGAGCGACTGCTAGATACTACCAAACCAGATGATATAGCCTTTGTTTATTACACTTCAGGTACTACCGGCCTGCAAAAAGGGGCTATGCTCAGCCACCGTTCCCTTATTACTACTGCAAAGGGTTTTGTTGCCCGTTACCCGCTGAGTTATAAAGACGATCTTATTTCCAATTTCCCTGCCTCATGGGTGGGGGACAGTTTTTTTGCCACTATACCCCACATTCTCTCCGGGGCACGCCTGAATTTTCCTGAAGAACCGGAAACGGTAGCCGAAGATACCCGTGAGATTGGGCCTAATTTCGTCATATACGGCCCGCGTCAGTGGGAGAGTCTGGTAAGTGAGATACAGGTAAAAATAATGGACGCCCACCCCTTGAAACGTTTGGCTTATAAAGTGCTTTCACCCGTGGGATATAAAATGGCCGAAAAAACTCTCACCGGAGGCAAGCCCGGTTTGCCTCTCATGGTAGGCCATAAAATAGCAGACGCTCTGCTGTTTCATCCTTTGAAAGATAAACTTGGAGTCAGCAAGGTAAGATTCGGGGTTACCGGAAGTTCGGTGCTTTCGCTGGATACTTTTAAAATGATACATTCCATGGGTATTGAGCTAAGGCAGAATTATGCTTCAACTGAAGCCGGGTTTATTTCTTCCCATGGGAAGGGTGATATAAGCTTTGAAAGTGTGGGACGGCCGGCGCTTGGTACTGAGGTACGCCTGACAGATGAAGGTGAACTCCTTATCCGCAGTGACTGTATGTTCAGCGGCTATTACAAAGATCCTGAGAGAACTGCCCAAAGTTTTCGGGATGGCTGGTTTGCTACCGGTGATGCTGTAAATATAAACGAAAAGGGTCACCTGATATTCCTTGACCGCCTTAAGGATTTGGGAGTGCTGGCAAACGGGATAAAATATGCCCCTCAGTATATTGAAGGACGCTTGCGTTTCAGCCCTTATATAAAAGATGCCATGGTAGTTGGCGGTGAAGACAAGGAATATGTAACCGCTATTATAAATATTGATTTCACTATGGTAAGCAAATGGGCACAGAAAAACCGTTTGAATTTCACTACCTTTGTAGATCTTTCCCAGAAAAATGAAATAGCTGATTTAGTGGCCAAAGACCTTATGAGGGTAAACAGTTATTTGCCGGAAGGCTCTAGGGTAAGGAAATTTGTTTTGCTGCATAAAGAGTTTGACCCCGATGAAGCTGAACTTACCCGTACCCGAAAACTTCGGCGGGGATTTGTATCCGAAAGATATAAAGACCTGATAGATGCCATGTACCATCTGAATAAGGAAGTAAAGGTGGAAGCGGCGGTAACCTATCGGGACGGACGCAAGGGTGTGGTAACTACCAGTATAAAAGTAAGGTCTTTGTAG
- the iorA gene encoding indolepyruvate ferredoxin oxidoreductase subunit alpha codes for MKKLLSGNEALALGAYDAGLKLAAAYPGTPSTEIMENLAKFPDIHTQWSSNEAVAVEVATGASYTGVRALAAMKHVGLNVAADAFMAVSTTGVKGGLVIIVADDPGIHSSQNEQDTRHYAHLSKMPVLEPSNSQEAYDYMALAFELSEHFDTPVILRSTTRVSHSSSLVETLSERQVPTLPSFKHDASKLVMVPTAARMQWPKVLKREELIGEYAETCPFNKYIPGNAKLGIISSGIAFQYAREVFPEASFLKLGMTFPLPKNLIKEFSQSVETIFVVEELDSVIEDALCRMGISAIGKKYVPRSGELNPDIIRASAVKAGILPEPKDILFKPATSDFPKRPPLLCAGCPHTGVFFTLSTLGQRSALPGKPKREPKLVLAGDIGCYTLGAYPPLSAMDTCGCMGGSISQAVGMEKSGLTEPVIAIIGDSTFMHSGINGLINAVYNQSRITILILDNRTTAMTGHQGNPGCGIAASGQTVTEVNLEELVKGAGIKNLQIIPAFDLKSLRNGLKNAISSGELNVIIVRGECNVICRKRSLPNIIDTGLCNRCDACLLLGCPAIQREGDKLFIDQGLCTGNNCNLCHQVCPKKAIKTNEAA; via the coding sequence TTGAAAAAGCTATTATCCGGCAATGAAGCTTTAGCCTTAGGTGCGTATGACGCAGGTCTTAAACTGGCCGCTGCCTATCCCGGCACTCCCAGTACCGAAATAATGGAAAATCTGGCTAAATTTCCAGATATACATACCCAGTGGTCATCTAACGAAGCCGTAGCCGTAGAAGTAGCTACCGGTGCATCGTACACCGGGGTACGGGCACTGGCTGCCATGAAACACGTAGGCCTCAATGTAGCCGCCGATGCGTTTATGGCTGTTTCCACCACCGGTGTAAAGGGTGGATTAGTCATAATAGTAGCGGATGACCCCGGCATACATTCATCCCAGAACGAACAGGATACCCGCCACTATGCACATCTTTCAAAAATGCCGGTGCTTGAGCCGTCAAACAGCCAGGAGGCTTATGATTATATGGCTCTGGCATTTGAGCTAAGCGAACATTTTGACACTCCGGTAATTCTGCGCAGTACTACCCGTGTTTCCCATTCCAGTTCTCTGGTAGAAACCCTCTCCGAAAGACAGGTACCTACCCTGCCAAGCTTCAAACACGACGCCTCTAAACTGGTTATGGTACCCACCGCTGCCCGCATGCAGTGGCCGAAGGTACTTAAACGGGAAGAACTGATAGGCGAATATGCCGAAACCTGCCCCTTTAACAAATACATACCCGGAAATGCCAAACTGGGTATTATAAGCAGCGGCATTGCTTTTCAGTATGCCAGAGAAGTTTTCCCTGAAGCTTCTTTCCTGAAGCTGGGTATGACTTTCCCTTTGCCAAAAAACCTTATAAAAGAATTCAGCCAGAGTGTTGAAACTATATTTGTTGTAGAGGAACTGGATTCAGTTATTGAAGATGCTCTCTGCCGCATGGGTATTTCGGCAATAGGCAAAAAATATGTACCCCGCAGCGGCGAACTGAACCCGGATATCATCCGTGCTTCTGCCGTAAAGGCAGGCATACTACCTGAACCAAAAGATATTCTGTTTAAACCTGCCACTTCAGACTTTCCCAAGCGGCCGCCGCTTTTATGTGCCGGTTGCCCGCATACCGGCGTATTTTTTACCCTTAGCACACTGGGGCAGCGTTCGGCTCTGCCCGGCAAACCCAAACGTGAGCCCAAGCTGGTACTTGCAGGTGACATAGGCTGTTACACTCTGGGTGCTTACCCCCCGCTTTCAGCTATGGATACCTGTGGCTGCATGGGCGGAAGCATCAGCCAGGCGGTAGGTATGGAAAAATCGGGCCTGACCGAGCCAGTTATAGCCATTATAGGTGACTCCACCTTTATGCATTCCGGTATAAATGGTCTAATTAATGCGGTTTATAACCAGTCACGGATAACCATACTTATACTGGATAACCGCACCACCGCCATGACCGGCCATCAGGGAAACCCCGGTTGCGGTATTGCCGCAAGTGGTCAAACAGTTACCGAAGTGAATCTGGAAGAACTGGTAAAGGGAGCGGGCATAAAAAACCTCCAAATTATCCCTGCTTTTGACCTGAAATCCCTAAGAAACGGGCTGAAGAATGCGATATCCAGCGGGGAACTGAATGTGATAATTGTACGCGGGGAATGCAATGTAATCTGCCGTAAACGTTCCTTGCCCAATATTATAGACACCGGCCTGTGCAACCGCTGTGACGCCTGTCTTCTTTTAGGCTGTCCGGCTATCCAGCGTGAGGGTGATAAGCTATTTATAGACCAGGGTCTTTGTACCGGCAATAACTGCAACCTGTGCCATCAGGTCTGCCCCAAAAAAGCCATTAAAACCAATGAGGCGGCGTAA
- a CDS encoding indolepyruvate oxidoreductase subunit beta: protein MKKFDILIVGVGGQGVILASNVLCDAAMAAGYDVKKTDTLGMAQRGGSVVSHLRFAKEVRSPLISKGQTDLIIAFEKLESARYMEYLGSQTKAVINDMAMPPASISLGLSKYPSDAEILDGYTRLGIKVDFIAANQAVKELGNPKMLNIYLLGYAARYLPFDFEILTEAIKKRLPPKLLEANLKAFSAGYTASAKQS from the coding sequence ATGAAAAAGTTTGATATATTGATTGTGGGCGTGGGGGGACAGGGAGTCATACTGGCAAGTAATGTGCTGTGCGATGCGGCTATGGCCGCCGGCTATGATGTCAAAAAGACTGATACGCTCGGCATGGCTCAACGCGGAGGAAGTGTAGTCAGCCACCTCCGTTTTGCTAAGGAAGTCCGCTCTCCCCTTATTTCAAAAGGGCAAACAGACCTTATTATTGCCTTTGAAAAACTGGAGTCTGCCCGCTATATGGAGTATCTGGGTTCACAAACCAAAGCGGTTATAAATGATATGGCCATGCCTCCGGCTTCCATAAGTCTGGGCCTGTCAAAATACCCTTCAGATGCCGAAATACTGGACGGATATACCCGCTTAGGTATAAAAGTGGATTTTATAGCCGCAAATCAGGCAGTCAAAGAGCTGGGCAATCCTAAAATGCTGAATATATACCTTCTGGGATATGCCGCCCGTTATCTGCCCTTTGATTTTGAAATACTAACCGAGGCTATAAAGAAACGCCTTCCGCCAAAGTTACTTGAGGCAAATTTGAAAGCATTTTCAGCGGGATACACAGCGTCCGCTAAGCAAAGCTAA
- a CDS encoding CBS domain-containing protein has translation MENVIVSELCEKISDKRMVKDDMGIEYAIKAFAAHTHTHVLFVVNKDGILTGVVKLKQLLEWVKVKLNIVSEKHIVTRSDAFEVLRLSQSCTIKEITSEIISVKQTDAIAHAINLMADKEMVEMPVIDDAGKLVGELRISDLLSKLLVDIASAESDNTCSLS, from the coding sequence TTGGAAAACGTTATCGTCAGTGAACTGTGTGAAAAGATATCCGACAAGCGGATGGTTAAAGATGATATGGGTATTGAATATGCCATAAAGGCTTTTGCTGCTCATACGCACACCCACGTCCTTTTCGTGGTAAATAAAGATGGCATTTTGACCGGGGTTGTTAAACTTAAACAGCTGCTTGAATGGGTAAAAGTGAAGCTGAATATTGTGTCTGAAAAACATATCGTGACCCGTTCGGATGCTTTTGAAGTACTGCGACTCAGCCAGTCATGCACTATTAAAGAAATAACTTCCGAAATTATCAGCGTCAAACAAACCGATGCCATTGCTCATGCCATAAACCTGATGGCAGACAAGGAAATGGTAGAAATGCCGGTAATAGATGATGCAGGCAAACTGGTGGGTGAACTGAGAATTTCAGACTTGCTTTCAAAGCTTTTGGTAGATATTGCATCTGCCGAATCTGATAATACTTGCTCCCTGAGTTAG
- a CDS encoding iron-sulfur cluster assembly scaffold protein: MTLYFEKVMEYFVNPLNSGEMENPDGIGRAGNAVCGDVTEFYIRVKDNRLVEVKFKTYGCGAAVAISSLVSLMATGKTIEEAMKIDNKAVEAEIKGLPQNRNHCSQMGPQALHSAIADYKIKVQARG, translated from the coding sequence ATGACTTTGTACTTTGAAAAGGTTATGGAATATTTCGTTAATCCTCTTAATTCAGGTGAAATGGAAAATCCTGACGGGATAGGCAGGGCCGGCAATGCCGTTTGTGGCGATGTTACTGAATTTTACATAAGGGTTAAAGATAACCGTTTGGTAGAAGTTAAGTTTAAAACTTATGGCTGCGGGGCGGCTGTAGCTATATCCAGTTTGGTAAGCCTGATGGCTACCGGCAAGACAATTGAAGAAGCCATGAAGATTGATAACAAGGCAGTAGAGGCTGAAATAAAGGGGTTGCCCCAGAACCGTAACCATTGTTCCCAAATGGGGCCACAAGCCTTGCACAGCGCTATTGCCGACTATAAAATCAAAGTTCAGGCCAGAGGTTAA
- a CDS encoding SHOCT domain-containing protein, which yields MMFDWSSAGWGWMIFGGIFMVIFWCAIIGVIIWGIIHLTKKGQTASSVSSATNKTHYMEILKERYAKGEITKEEFDQMKKDLLS from the coding sequence ATGATGTTTGATTGGTCAAGTGCTGGCTGGGGCTGGATGATTTTTGGCGGTATCTTCATGGTCATTTTCTGGTGTGCTATTATCGGAGTAATTATCTGGGGCATTATCCACCTTACTAAAAAAGGGCAGACTGCATCTTCCGTTTCATCTGCAACCAATAAAACCCATTACATGGAAATATTGAAAGAACGCTATGCAAAGGGCGAGATAACCAAGGAAGAATTTGATCAAATGAAAAAAGACCTCTTGTCTTAG